A genomic window from Astatotilapia calliptera chromosome 12, fAstCal1.2, whole genome shotgun sequence includes:
- the eeig1a gene encoding protein FAM102A isoform X1: MAFFVKKKKFKFQTHLTLEELTAVPFVNGVLFCKLRLLDGDFVATSSREEVHNHCVRWRKRFTFVSKMSANPHTGVLDPSVCRVSVRKELKGGKAYTKLGFTDLNMAEFAGSGSTVRCCLLEGYDTKNTRQDNSILKVIIGMTLLSGDPCFKTPQSTAKSISIPGQEHTLQLDCKGEGTAEPGPPGGVSLGRGSKHRPSIISSGLLEESEVNPSVPAEAFQSGHSRNSSYASQHSKISGYSTEHSCSSSLSDLTHRRNTSTGSSTSGGLCFTVDTPPDGDKDAGRPERPPRPPRPVLPPNRPPRRKQDSVESHPSWVNDTRMDADDIVEKIVQSQNFADISHTEDSNLRLFVSRDGTTALSGIRLGNRVPAGGYEPVVIESH; the protein is encoded by the exons ATGGCGTTCTTcgtgaaaaagaagaaattcaAGTTTCAGACCCATCTTACCCTGGAGGAGCTCACCGCGGTGCCTTTTGTCAACGGCGTCCTCTTCTGCAAGCTCCGGCTGCTGGATGGAGATTTTGTCGCTACTTCTTCCAG AGAGGAGGTTCACAATCACTGTGTGCGCTGGAGGAAGAGGTTTACCTTTGTGTCCAAAATGAGCGCCAACCCCCACACTGGAGTTCTGGACCCGTCTGTCTGCAGGGTGTCAGTCAGGAAG GAACTCAAAGGAGGAAAGGCGTACACTAAG CTGGGCTTCACAGACCTCAACATGGCGGAGTTCGCAGGTTCGGGCTCCACCGTGCGCTGCTGTCTGCTGGAGGGATATGACACGAAGAACACACGGCAGGACAACTCCATACTGAAG GTGATCATTGGGATGACCCTCCTGTCAGGAGATCCGTGCTTTAAAAC ACCTCAAAGCACAGCAAAGTCCATCTCCATCCCAGGACAGGAGCACACCCTGCAGCTGGACTGCAAGGGGGAGGGCACTGCTGAGCCTGGACCGCCGGGAGGGGTTTCCCTGGGCCGAGGCTCCAAACATCGGCCTTCCATCATCAGCTCAG GACTCCTGGAGGAATCTGAGGTGAATCCGTCGGTTCCCGCAGAAGCTTTCCAGTCTGGTCACTCTCGTAACTCCAGCTATGCCAGCCAGCACAGCAAAATCTCAG GATACAGCACGGAGCACTCCTGTTCCTCCAGCCTGTCGGACCTCACGCATCGCAGAAATACCTCGACAGGAAGCAGCACCTCCGGGGGCTTGTGCTTCACGGTTGACACCCCCCCAGATGGGGACAAGGACGCTGGACGTCCGGAGAGACCCCCTCGACCCCCACGACCAGTTTTACCCCCAAATAGGCCTCCGAG GAGGAAGCAGGACTCGGTGGAGAGTCACCCCTCCTGGGTGAACGACACTCGCATGGATGCCGACGACATCGTGGAGAAAATCGTCCAAAGCCAGAACTTTGCAGACATCAGCCACACTGAag ACAGCAACCTGCGCCTGTTCGTCAGCAGAGACGGAACCACGGCGCTCAGCGGCATCAGGCTTGGAAATAG
- the eeig1a gene encoding protein FAM102A isoform X2, protein MWFGNAPPYTLTDQKRGGPDKEEVHNHCVRWRKRFTFVSKMSANPHTGVLDPSVCRVSVRKELKGGKAYTKLGFTDLNMAEFAGSGSTVRCCLLEGYDTKNTRQDNSILKVIIGMTLLSGDPCFKTPQSTAKSISIPGQEHTLQLDCKGEGTAEPGPPGGVSLGRGSKHRPSIISSGLLEESEVNPSVPAEAFQSGHSRNSSYASQHSKISGYSTEHSCSSSLSDLTHRRNTSTGSSTSGGLCFTVDTPPDGDKDAGRPERPPRPPRPVLPPNRPPRRKQDSVESHPSWVNDTRMDADDIVEKIVQSQNFADISHTEDSNLRLFVSRDGTTALSGIRLGNRVPAGGYEPVVIESH, encoded by the exons ATGTGGTTTGGGAACGCTCCACCTTACACACTGACTGACCAAAAGCGTGGGGGTCctgataa AGAGGAGGTTCACAATCACTGTGTGCGCTGGAGGAAGAGGTTTACCTTTGTGTCCAAAATGAGCGCCAACCCCCACACTGGAGTTCTGGACCCGTCTGTCTGCAGGGTGTCAGTCAGGAAG GAACTCAAAGGAGGAAAGGCGTACACTAAG CTGGGCTTCACAGACCTCAACATGGCGGAGTTCGCAGGTTCGGGCTCCACCGTGCGCTGCTGTCTGCTGGAGGGATATGACACGAAGAACACACGGCAGGACAACTCCATACTGAAG GTGATCATTGGGATGACCCTCCTGTCAGGAGATCCGTGCTTTAAAAC ACCTCAAAGCACAGCAAAGTCCATCTCCATCCCAGGACAGGAGCACACCCTGCAGCTGGACTGCAAGGGGGAGGGCACTGCTGAGCCTGGACCGCCGGGAGGGGTTTCCCTGGGCCGAGGCTCCAAACATCGGCCTTCCATCATCAGCTCAG GACTCCTGGAGGAATCTGAGGTGAATCCGTCGGTTCCCGCAGAAGCTTTCCAGTCTGGTCACTCTCGTAACTCCAGCTATGCCAGCCAGCACAGCAAAATCTCAG GATACAGCACGGAGCACTCCTGTTCCTCCAGCCTGTCGGACCTCACGCATCGCAGAAATACCTCGACAGGAAGCAGCACCTCCGGGGGCTTGTGCTTCACGGTTGACACCCCCCCAGATGGGGACAAGGACGCTGGACGTCCGGAGAGACCCCCTCGACCCCCACGACCAGTTTTACCCCCAAATAGGCCTCCGAG GAGGAAGCAGGACTCGGTGGAGAGTCACCCCTCCTGGGTGAACGACACTCGCATGGATGCCGACGACATCGTGGAGAAAATCGTCCAAAGCCAGAACTTTGCAGACATCAGCCACACTGAag ACAGCAACCTGCGCCTGTTCGTCAGCAGAGACGGAACCACGGCGCTCAGCGGCATCAGGCTTGGAAATAG